The following are encoded in a window of Trichomycterus rosablanca isolate fTriRos1 chromosome 13, fTriRos1.hap1, whole genome shotgun sequence genomic DNA:
- the id3 gene encoding DNA-binding protein inhibitor ID-3: MKAISPVRSVRSCYKAVCCISEQSLGISRSRSPAEESLDDMNDCYSRLKELVPSIPQNKSVSQMEILQHVIDYIFDLQIALEGQTDSDMLKVLKSSEIKRSLAKENEGALCH; this comes from the exons ATGAAGGCTATCAGTCCTGTCCGCTCGGTGAGAAGCTGCTACAAGGCCGTGTGTTGTATTTCGGAGCAGAGTTTGGGTATATCGCGGAGCAGGAGCCCCGCGGAGGAGTCTCTGGACGACATGAACGACTGTTACTCCAGACTGAAGGAGCTGGTACCGAGCATCCCTCAGAACAAATCCGTCAGCCAGATGGAGATCCTGCAGCACGTTATCGATTATATTTTCGATCTGCAGATCGCTCTGGAAGGCCAGACGGACTCCGACATGCTGAAGGTACTAAAG AGTTCCGAGATCAAGCGAAGTTTGGCGAAAGAAAACGAAGGAGCTCTGTGCcactag